AGGTATACGGCCACCAGAGCGAAATAATTGTGGTGTCCGCCGGCGGCCTGCGCCGCGGCAGCCGCTACGTGGTGCGGGTCGTCCGGGACGGTGAGTCGCTGGCGCGGCAGACCGGGCTCCTGGACGGCCGCGGGCGTCCGGTGCGCGGCCTGCCATCAGCGGTGGTCAACGGTTCCGCCGCGGATGCCGAAGCCGTGTGGCGTGGCGCCTTCCTGGCCCACGGGTCCCTCACCGAGCCCGGCCGTTCGTCGTCCATGGAAGTCACCTGCCCCGGCCCCGAGTCAGCGCTGGCCCTGGTCGGCGCCGCCCGCCGCCTCGGGATCCAGGCCAAGGCGCGCGAAGTCCGCGGCGTGGACCGCGTCGTCATCCGCGACGGCGACACCATCGCCGCCCTGCTGACCCGGATGGGTGCCCACGACGCCCTCATGGTCTGGGAGGAGCGCCGGATGCGCAAGGAGGTCCGCGCCACCGCCAACCGGCTCGCCAACTTCGATGACGCGAACCTGCGCCGCTCCGCCCAGGCGGCGGTGGCTGCCGGCGCCCGGGTGGACCGGGCCCTGGAGATCCTCGGCGACGACGTCCCGGACCACCTCAAATACGCCGGCGAACTCCGCGTGGCCCACAAACAGGCCAGCCTGGATGAGCTGGGGCGGCTGGCTGATCCGGTGATGACCAAGGATGCCATCGCCGGCCGGATCCGCCGGCTGCTTGCCATGGCGGACAAACGCGCCATCGACCTCGGCATCCCCGGCACGGATGCCAATGTGACGCCTGAAATGCTGGACGAGTAACAGCACCCTAGAATCAGAGCGTTCACCATAATCTTCCGGATGCCCGTCATCCGGATGCACAATCCGAGAGTTAGAAAACCGGACGAACCCGTCCACGATATTGGAGGATTTTGTGACCGAGTACGTACTGCCCGAACTTGACTACGACTACGCTGCCCTGGAGCCGCACATTTCGGCGCGCATCATGGAGCTTCACCACAGCAAGCACCATGCAACCTACGTTGCGGGCGCCAACAATGCGCTGAAGCAGCTGGCCGAAGCACGCGACAAGGGCGACTTCGCCAATATCAACCGCCTTTCCAAGGATCTGGCGTTCCACACCGGTGGCCACGTGAACCACTCCGTGTTCTGGAAGAACCTCTCCCCGGACGGCGGCGACAAGCCTGAGGGCGAGCTGGCCGCTGCCATCGACGACGCCTTCGGCTCCTTTGACGCCTTCCGCGCCCAGTTCTCCGCAGCAGCCCTTGGCCTGCAGGGATCCGGGTGGGGCTTCCTGGCCTACGAGCCCATCGGCGGCAACCTGGTCATCGAACAGCTCTATGACCAGCAGGGCAACGTGGCGCTCGGCACCACGCCGCTGCTGATGCTGGACATGTGGGAGCACGCCTTCTACCTGGACTACGTCAACGTCAAGGCCGACTACGTCAAGGCTTTCTGGAACATCGTTAACTGGGCCGACGTCGCCAAGCGCTTCGAGGCCGCACGCACCAACGCCACGGGCCTCATCACCC
The window above is part of the Pseudarthrobacter sp. IC2-21 genome. Proteins encoded here:
- a CDS encoding superoxide dismutase, with translation MTEYVLPELDYDYAALEPHISARIMELHHSKHHATYVAGANNALKQLAEARDKGDFANINRLSKDLAFHTGGHVNHSVFWKNLSPDGGDKPEGELAAAIDDAFGSFDAFRAQFSAAALGLQGSGWGFLAYEPIGGNLVIEQLYDQQGNVALGTTPLLMLDMWEHAFYLDYVNVKADYVKAFWNIVNWADVAKRFEAARTNATGLITLP
- the whiA gene encoding DNA-binding protein WhiA; translated protein: MALTSSVKEELSRLDIKKSSVRKAEVSAMLRFAGGLHIISGRIVIEAEVDLASTARRLRAAIAEVYGHQSEIIVVSAGGLRRGSRYVVRVVRDGESLARQTGLLDGRGRPVRGLPSAVVNGSAADAEAVWRGAFLAHGSLTEPGRSSSMEVTCPGPESALALVGAARRLGIQAKAREVRGVDRVVIRDGDTIAALLTRMGAHDALMVWEERRMRKEVRATANRLANFDDANLRRSAQAAVAAGARVDRALEILGDDVPDHLKYAGELRVAHKQASLDELGRLADPVMTKDAIAGRIRRLLAMADKRAIDLGIPGTDANVTPEMLDE